From one Nitrospinota bacterium genomic stretch:
- a CDS encoding Fic family protein, producing MVMTWSPKYTITDKLLLTIREIGEATGEIKSFNLTGKALARLELEAEALSSYASTSIEGNPLPLTDVKRLLKNKSAHIRDTEREVLNYNQTLQTVYKSVRSKAFKLNIATLEKVQGQVVAGLMDNPADCGHLRQAPVIIRNPRKPDEIVFVPPDAKDVRALTSNLIDFINKKIGKIDPVILAGLFHRQCVIIHPFMDGNGRTSRILTTAILGQTGLDLFEIFSFENYYNQNITRYFKAVGLEGDYYELKETVDFTKWLEYFADGILDELRRVRKALPDSLEPQPRLEPHHRQILEYIDAHGSITQREYGAISSRSLASRKLDFEKLLDLGFIEAKGTGRGTYYVQKTENG from the coding sequence ATGGTCATGACATGGTCGCCTAAATATACGATTACCGATAAGCTTTTGCTCACAATCCGCGAGATTGGAGAAGCGACTGGCGAAATCAAAAGCTTCAACCTCACAGGCAAAGCGCTGGCAAGGCTGGAACTGGAAGCTGAGGCACTATCTTCCTACGCTTCCACCAGTATTGAAGGCAATCCATTGCCGCTCACCGATGTAAAACGCCTTCTAAAAAATAAATCTGCACATATACGTGATACGGAACGTGAGGTGCTTAACTACAATCAGACGCTGCAAACGGTCTATAAATCTGTAAGGTCAAAAGCGTTCAAACTGAATATTGCCACCCTTGAAAAAGTACAGGGGCAGGTTGTGGCTGGCCTGATGGATAACCCTGCGGATTGCGGCCATTTGCGCCAAGCTCCTGTTATTATCCGCAACCCACGAAAACCGGATGAAATTGTGTTCGTGCCGCCGGATGCAAAGGATGTCCGGGCGCTGACCTCCAATCTAATAGATTTTATCAATAAAAAAATCGGCAAGATTGATCCAGTTATTCTGGCAGGATTGTTTCATCGGCAATGCGTCATCATCCATCCCTTTATGGATGGGAACGGACGCACTTCCCGAATCCTGACAACTGCAATACTTGGACAAACGGGACTTGATCTTTTCGAGATTTTCAGCTTTGAAAATTATTACAATCAGAACATCACGCGCTACTTCAAGGCTGTGGGGCTTGAGGGAGATTATTACGAACTGAAAGAGACAGTGGATTTTACGAAGTGGCTGGAATATTTCGCAGACGGTATTCTGGATGAACTGCGGCGGGTACGCAAAGCACTTCCTGATAGTTTAGAACCGCAACCACGTCTTGAGCCACACCACCGTCAAATTTTGGAATATATTGATGCGCATGGCAGCATCACGCAACGTGAATATGGGGCTATATCCTCTCGTAGTCTTGCTTCCCGCAAACTGGACTTCGAAAAATTGCTGGATTTAGGCTTCATCGAAGCCAAAGGCACAGGACGCGGGACATATTACGTTCAGAAAACAGAAAATGGATAG
- a CDS encoding zinc dependent phospholipase C family protein, whose translation MDYFQFCELGVVSPDYPYLAIGDNSAEKWADLMHYKNTTLIIKFGIEEIRKLQGEEQRKAFAWLLGYASHVATDVTIHPVVELKVGPYAQNKTDHRICEMHQDAHIFQRLNLGGVGLSNHLSSGIGACSNENGKGLDQTICKLWSGLLNQAYPEDYQLNFPDMDKWHDRFEPIVECISEAGNMC comes from the coding sequence TTGGATTATTTCCAATTCTGCGAACTGGGAGTTGTCAGTCCAGATTATCCTTATTTAGCAATAGGGGATAATAGCGCAGAAAAATGGGCAGACCTTATGCATTATAAAAACACAACCCTGATCATCAAATTTGGAATAGAAGAAATAAGAAAATTGCAAGGCGAGGAACAAAGGAAAGCTTTTGCCTGGCTATTAGGCTACGCCTCTCATGTGGCAACAGATGTTACCATTCACCCTGTAGTTGAGCTAAAGGTGGGGCCTTACGCACAGAATAAAACAGACCATAGAATTTGCGAAATGCATCAGGATGCACATATTTTTCAAAGACTCAATTTGGGAGGGGTTGGGCTTTCTAACCATTTAAGTTCTGGAATTGGGGCTTGTTCGAATGAAAATGGAAAGGGCCTTGACCAAACAATTTGTAAATTATGGAGTGGATTGTTAAACCAAGCCTACCCTGAGGATTATCAATTGAATTTTCCTGACATGGATAAGTGGCATGATCGGTTTGAGCCCATAGTTGAATGCATCAGTGAAGCCGGGAATATGTGTTGA
- a CDS encoding RimK family alpha-L-glutamate ligase yields the protein MAKIGIYVERNTISKGDQMAAIMRFSHHAQRMGHRADFLFRADMFKIPEYDGLYIRAFTDPLNSAYVAARTAQMHGIRVLDDPDSILICCDKVNMYRHLMNRSVPIPETLFLDETQLTLSYAQTVFEQLGNPVVLKATNGSFSMYVEKVENAEEFVKVGKNYFRRADRIVAQRFVRSEFDWRVGVLGGEPLYVCQYSIPKKHWKVATYQPDGKTICGPVKAMNIDKVDPHLLEVAKKAAAAIGNGLYGVDLKQVGQEYVVVEVNDNPTINAGVEDSQAPDLYERLIRYFVE from the coding sequence ATGGCAAAGATAGGGATTTATGTGGAGCGCAACACCATCTCCAAAGGAGATCAAATGGCCGCGATCATGCGCTTTTCCCACCACGCCCAAAGGATGGGGCATCGGGCCGACTTTTTGTTTCGGGCCGATATGTTTAAAATTCCCGAGTACGACGGCTTGTATATCCGGGCGTTCACCGATCCGCTGAACTCCGCCTATGTAGCCGCTCGAACGGCCCAGATGCACGGGATTCGGGTGCTGGACGACCCTGATTCGATCTTGATTTGCTGCGATAAGGTCAACATGTACCGGCATCTAATGAACCGGTCTGTGCCCATTCCTGAGACCTTGTTTCTCGATGAAACCCAACTGACCCTGAGCTATGCCCAAACGGTCTTCGAGCAATTGGGCAATCCGGTGGTTCTTAAAGCCACAAACGGCTCTTTTTCCATGTATGTGGAAAAGGTGGAGAACGCCGAAGAGTTTGTGAAGGTCGGCAAAAATTACTTCCGCCGGGCAGACCGGATCGTGGCCCAGAGGTTTGTCCGTTCCGAATTCGATTGGCGGGTCGGCGTGTTGGGCGGGGAGCCTTTATACGTTTGCCAGTACTCGATCCCGAAAAAACATTGGAAGGTCGCCACCTACCAACCTGATGGCAAAACGATCTGCGGGCCGGTCAAGGCAATGAATATCGACAAGGTGGACCCTCATTTGTTGGAAGTGGCCAAAAAGGCGGCGGCGGCGATCGGCAACGGTCTGTACGGCGTCGATCTGAAGCAGGTGGGCCAGGAGTACGTGGTGGTCGAGGTCAACGACAACCCCACTATTAACGCCGGGGTAGAAGATTCTCAAGCACCGGACCTGTACGAACGGTTGATTCGGTATTTTGTCGAATGA
- a CDS encoding GNAT family N-acetyltransferase — MKRNSAVTLRYGRPDDLHQLADLERAAFPDDAFEIGLIEELLTQNRATVLVAEDQGRLVGVVYLLWKRHRLNKYCRVFSLAVDPSARSKGVGLGLMKTAEQEARFRSVARLTLEVRQTNLLAIQFYRKLGYRRTGKLRGFYPDGTDGLSFGKNLTLEDQTPGKFG, encoded by the coding sequence ATGAAACGAAACTCGGCCGTCACTCTGCGTTACGGTAGGCCCGATGATCTTCACCAGTTGGCCGACTTGGAGCGGGCCGCTTTCCCAGACGATGCTTTTGAAATCGGCCTGATCGAAGAACTGCTGACCCAAAACCGGGCGACGGTGTTGGTTGCCGAAGATCAAGGACGGTTGGTCGGGGTGGTGTATCTGCTTTGGAAACGGCACCGTTTAAACAAGTATTGCCGGGTGTTTAGCTTGGCGGTAGACCCTTCGGCACGAAGCAAGGGCGTGGGTTTGGGCCTGATGAAAACAGCCGAGCAGGAAGCGAGGTTTCGGTCGGTGGCGAGGCTGACGCTGGAGGTGCGCCAGACCAACCTGTTGGCCATCCAGTTTTATCGAAAACTGGGTTATCGAAGGACCGGCAAGTTACGCGGGTTTTATCCCGACGGGACAGACGGTTTGAGTTTCGGTAAAAACCTGACCCTGGAAGATCAAACCCCTGGGAAATTTGGCTAA